The proteins below are encoded in one region of Pseudomonas sp. SCB32:
- a CDS encoding PilZ domain-containing protein, with translation MTLDALRLAVPDILEEDSDAMSNLAAGLQESRRLPALEGLQKALGTLFRLNRCALTLLERQRALQSLTEEYRHYSQLIRHEKALPALIVHFCTELAAGFKRLLLQILQGRKPSLPHMAWCLYMAQHFLAQALLRHYQQYQQPPGALWRDSHLLYWIGEFQECLDEPVAAAFDPVPAGTLRGLYQQILLLALSNPFHLTEGEAPRLFGALAPLAALGRLQAWDEEDQEGYLVDLGADLPCINHEQIGDTPAEQLRRLELGALLIALDDPAPLRKADQGVLLERVRHHWLGHHPRRHERMEQTGTCRLVIGLGAIQQHLLTPGDQGSCDAGILDVSAGGARIQCAGNRANQFPVGQLLLILNSNGTPTLAIVRWRHLNTDGLHLGLRYLKGLPRPVWLRRAPDAQRHPGVLQSTPEPGNGWYHGLWLPQGHFVEGENLWLQLASFDNQTILPLPTTNLSTPLVSRHPLRLA, from the coding sequence ATGACGCTCGATGCCTTGCGTCTGGCGGTGCCGGATATCCTCGAGGAGGATTCCGATGCAATGAGCAATCTGGCGGCTGGGCTTCAGGAGTCCCGGCGCCTTCCTGCGCTGGAAGGACTGCAGAAGGCCCTGGGCACACTGTTTCGCCTCAACCGATGTGCGCTGACCTTACTGGAAAGGCAACGCGCCCTGCAAAGCCTGACCGAAGAATATCGCCACTATTCGCAGCTGATTCGCCACGAAAAGGCTCTGCCGGCGCTCATCGTGCATTTCTGCACCGAGCTGGCGGCGGGCTTCAAGCGCTTGCTGCTGCAGATCCTGCAGGGCCGCAAGCCGTCGCTGCCGCACATGGCCTGGTGCCTGTACATGGCCCAGCACTTCCTCGCCCAGGCGCTGCTGCGCCACTACCAGCAGTACCAGCAGCCGCCCGGCGCACTCTGGCGTGACAGCCATCTGCTGTACTGGATCGGCGAGTTTCAGGAGTGTCTCGACGAACCAGTGGCTGCGGCCTTCGACCCCGTACCCGCCGGCACCCTGCGCGGCCTTTACCAGCAGATCCTGCTGCTCGCCCTGAGCAACCCCTTCCACCTGACCGAGGGAGAAGCCCCGCGGCTGTTCGGCGCGCTAGCCCCCCTCGCCGCTCTCGGACGGTTACAGGCCTGGGATGAGGAGGACCAGGAGGGCTACCTGGTCGACTTGGGGGCCGACCTGCCCTGCATCAATCACGAGCAGATCGGCGACACACCTGCCGAGCAACTGCGGCGCCTGGAGCTGGGAGCGCTGCTGATCGCCCTGGACGACCCCGCGCCCTTGCGCAAAGCCGACCAGGGAGTCCTGCTTGAACGCGTCCGTCACCACTGGCTGGGACACCACCCTCGCCGGCACGAGCGCATGGAGCAGACCGGCACCTGTCGGCTGGTCATTGGACTTGGCGCTATCCAGCAACATCTTCTCACCCCCGGCGACCAGGGCAGCTGCGACGCCGGGATACTCGACGTGAGCGCCGGAGGCGCCCGCATCCAGTGCGCCGGTAATCGCGCCAATCAGTTCCCGGTCGGCCAGCTACTGCTGATCCTCAACAGCAACGGCACGCCAACCCTGGCCATCGTGCGCTGGCGGCACCTGAACACTGACGGGCTGCACCTGGGCCTGCGCTATTTGAAAGGGCTTCCCCGGCCCGTCTGGCTACGCCGGGCACCTGACGCCCAGCGTCACCCCGGAGTACTGCAGAGCACCCCCGAGCCCGGCAATGGTTGGTATCACGGGCTTTGGCTGCCCCAGGGGCACTTCGTGGAGGGTGAAAACCTCTGGCTGCAACTGGCCAGCTTCGATAACCAGACCATCCTGCCGCTGCCGACCACCAACCTGAGCACCCCGCTCGTCTCCCGGCATCCGCTGCGCCTCGCCTGA
- a CDS encoding TlpA disulfide reductase family protein, translating to MGVRLHIVMGLVAGLLLAGCSADYGTDQHGQKVTAASIDGQWLVINYWAEWCAPCRKEIPELNRLAEEGKAKGFRVLGVNYDGLRDADLAKAAQALAVQYTVLADDPAPRYSLPRSEALPVTYIVDPEGKLREQLLGEQTAAGLQARLTALREEKH from the coding sequence ATGGGAGTGCGGCTCCATATTGTGATGGGACTGGTCGCCGGCCTGCTCCTGGCCGGTTGTTCGGCGGACTATGGCACCGATCAGCACGGACAGAAAGTAACCGCTGCGAGCATAGATGGCCAGTGGCTAGTTATTAATTATTGGGCCGAATGGTGCGCACCGTGCCGCAAGGAAATTCCCGAGCTGAACCGGCTCGCTGAGGAGGGCAAGGCAAAGGGCTTCCGCGTGCTGGGCGTGAACTACGACGGCTTGCGCGATGCCGATCTGGCGAAGGCCGCACAGGCGCTGGCGGTGCAGTACACCGTGCTGGCGGATGATCCTGCTCCGCGCTATAGCCTGCCGCGCAGCGAAGCGCTGCCTGTCACCTATATCGTCGACCCTGAGGGCAAGTTGCGCGAGCAGTTGCTTGGCGAGCAGACTGCCGCCGGCCTGCAGGCGCGCCTGACCGCGCTGCGGGAGGAGAAGCACTGA
- a CDS encoding acylphosphatase, giving the protein MARICLHGYVSGKVQGVYFRQGTQEQAERLDIDGWARNLDDGRVEVLLEGEEDAVRELEKWLARGPVKAKVVAVELEPMTPQGITGFIVRR; this is encoded by the coding sequence ATGGCCAGAATCTGTCTGCACGGTTATGTGAGTGGCAAGGTGCAGGGCGTGTACTTCCGCCAGGGCACGCAGGAACAGGCCGAGCGCCTGGACATCGACGGCTGGGCGCGCAATCTGGATGACGGTCGGGTGGAGGTGTTGCTCGAGGGGGAGGAGGACGCCGTGCGCGAGCTGGAGAAGTGGCTGGCCCGTGGGCCGGTCAAGGCGAAAGTGGTGGCGGTGGAGCTGGAGCCGATGACGCCTCAGGGGATCACCGGCTTCATCGTGCGCCGCTAA